A genomic stretch from Pirellulales bacterium includes:
- a CDS encoding trypsin-like peptidase domain-containing protein, which yields MAAGSLAKVVQEVEPKIVKIYGAGGFRGLEAYQSGFLISAEGHILTAWSYVLDTQYVGVTLDDGRKFDAELLGADPRLEVAVLKIDATGLPHFDLTQSQDVAAGSRVLAFSNLFGVATGNEPVSVQHGIVAVKAPLEARRGRFETPYHGMAYILDAMTNNPGAQGGALTDAQGRLVGMLGKELRNALSNTWLNYAVPVPEILGTVDAIRAGKFVPASSTDDGTKPKHPLDLASLGLVMVPDVLDRTPPYVERVLPNSPAAAAGLSADDLLIFLNTHLVQSCQALAAEMGRIDRADKVKITVLRGRQLIEFELAAPDKYPVGSQ from the coding sequence ATGGCCGCGGGTTCGCTGGCCAAGGTGGTCCAAGAGGTCGAGCCGAAGATCGTCAAAATCTACGGTGCCGGCGGCTTCCGCGGCCTCGAGGCCTATCAGAGCGGTTTTCTGATTTCTGCCGAGGGCCACATCCTGACTGCCTGGAGCTACGTGCTCGACACGCAATACGTGGGCGTGACGCTCGACGACGGGCGAAAGTTCGACGCCGAGCTGCTTGGCGCCGACCCGCGGTTGGAGGTGGCCGTGCTCAAGATCGACGCCACCGGCTTGCCGCACTTCGATCTGACGCAATCGCAGGACGTGGCAGCGGGATCCCGCGTGCTGGCCTTCAGCAACCTGTTTGGCGTGGCCACCGGCAACGAACCGGTCAGCGTGCAACACGGCATTGTGGCGGTGAAGGCCCCGTTGGAAGCCAGGCGGGGGCGTTTCGAGACGCCTTATCACGGCATGGCTTACATTCTCGACGCCATGACCAACAATCCCGGCGCCCAGGGCGGCGCCTTGACCGACGCTCAGGGCCGGCTGGTCGGCATGTTGGGCAAAGAGCTGCGCAACGCGCTCAGCAACACCTGGCTGAACTATGCCGTGCCGGTGCCGGAGATCCTAGGCACCGTCGACGCGATTCGTGCGGGCAAGTTTGTGCCCGCCTCGTCGACCGACGACGGCACGAAGCCAAAGCACCCCTTGGATCTCGCCTCGCTCGGGCTGGTGATGGTGCCCGACGTGCTTGACCGCACGCCGCCTTACGTCGAGCGCGTGCTGCCGAACTCGCCCGCCGCCGCCGCGGGTCTCTCGGCCGACGACCTGCTGATTTTCCTCAACACCCATCTGGTGCAATCGTGTCAGGCGCTCGCGGCCGAAATGGGACGCATCGATCGTGCCGACAAGGTGAAGATCACCGTCCTTCGCGGGCGGCAACTCATCGAGTTCGAGTTGGCGGCGCCGGACAAGTATCCGGTAGGGAGTCAATAA
- a CDS encoding Uma2 family endonuclease, producing MATTSTIDYPTGDGRPLAETPVHQSVLIRMIHVLDHWFEEDSNVYVAGNMLMYYVEGNPRQHVSPDVFVTLGIPKDKRRDAYFTWEEGGRGPDLVIEVTSKSTRREDQRKKHALYRDVLRVREYYLFDPRGEYLKPRLQGFRLQEGQYVPMEAVDGRLPSEVLEGPQFEAVGEELQIYNPATGKCLLTKTEAELARSEEERLREREGRLRAEQEAERLRRRLAELERQQGGNGRHTEDDA from the coding sequence ATGGCCACGACGTCTACAATCGACTATCCCACAGGAGACGGTCGTCCCTTGGCGGAAACACCGGTCCACCAGAGCGTCCTGATTCGGATGATCCACGTGCTCGATCACTGGTTCGAGGAAGACTCCAACGTCTATGTCGCGGGCAACATGTTGATGTACTACGTCGAGGGTAATCCGCGTCAGCACGTGTCGCCCGACGTGTTTGTGACCTTGGGCATACCGAAAGACAAGCGGCGCGACGCCTATTTCACTTGGGAGGAAGGCGGCCGCGGCCCCGATCTGGTGATCGAAGTGACGAGCAAGTCGACGCGGCGCGAGGACCAGCGGAAAAAGCACGCTCTGTATCGGGACGTGCTGCGGGTACGGGAATACTATCTGTTCGACCCGCGCGGCGAGTATCTGAAGCCGCGGTTGCAGGGTTTTCGGCTGCAAGAGGGGCAATACGTGCCGATGGAAGCCGTCGATGGCCGCTTGCCCAGCGAAGTGCTCGAGGGGCCTCAGTTCGAGGCGGTGGGGGAAGAGTTGCAGATTTACAACCCCGCGACCGGCAAGTGCCTGCTTACGAAGACCGAAGCGGAGCTAGCGCGGTCCGAAGAGGAGCGTCTTCGGGAGCGGGAGGGACGCCTGCGGGCCGAGCAAGAAGCCGAACGCTTGCGGCGCAGGCTCGCGGAACTGGAACGCCAGCAGGGAGGCAACGGCCGGCACACCGAAGACGACGCTTAG
- a CDS encoding NPCBM/NEW2 domain-containing protein: MISIACLVALAMTSDAEFQLQTTDGQTYYGELVGIDAEGVAFETPQMRLTVPLARLSDVSRVAKPSVPDEKPAAWIELNDGSQLVATQYTVAERTARIQLTDKRVVELATAAVGHVRFQPFNPELASQWGKIVGSEAAGDLIVVHKKGALDYQPGVLGDITDTTVAFTLDDEKLAVKRSKVAGMVYYHPSGKKLPASICQLVDASGSRLEVSEATLAGGSLRVTTPAGLKQEVPLDQLAAITARVQYLSDLEPESATWKAYVSGPNLPASVARWFRPRFNEALDGGDLKIGGTVFAKGVALCSRSEIVYRLPAGEFKRLTAVAGIDSRARPDGAVRLAIYGDDKPLLETDVTGTQEPLAIDLDVSGVRRVKIVADFGANGEVMDLFDLCDARILQ; the protein is encoded by the coding sequence ATGATCTCTATCGCGTGTTTGGTGGCGTTGGCCATGACGTCCGACGCGGAGTTTCAGTTGCAGACCACCGACGGGCAAACCTATTATGGTGAGCTTGTCGGCATCGACGCCGAGGGCGTGGCCTTTGAAACTCCCCAGATGCGTTTGACCGTTCCGCTGGCCAGGCTTTCGGACGTCTCGCGCGTCGCCAAGCCGAGCGTGCCCGACGAGAAGCCTGCCGCCTGGATCGAGTTGAACGATGGTTCGCAGCTTGTTGCCACGCAGTACACCGTAGCGGAGCGGACCGCACGCATTCAGTTGACCGATAAGCGGGTCGTCGAGCTGGCGACCGCCGCCGTCGGGCATGTCCGCTTTCAGCCGTTCAACCCTGAGTTGGCCTCGCAGTGGGGCAAAATCGTCGGCAGCGAGGCCGCGGGCGATCTGATCGTGGTCCATAAAAAGGGCGCGCTCGACTATCAGCCGGGCGTGCTCGGCGACATAACCGATACGACCGTCGCCTTTACGCTCGACGACGAAAAACTCGCGGTCAAACGCTCGAAAGTCGCCGGCATGGTCTATTACCACCCGTCGGGCAAAAAGCTGCCGGCCAGCATCTGCCAGCTTGTCGATGCGTCGGGCTCGCGCCTGGAAGTCAGCGAAGCCACGCTCGCCGGCGGCAGCCTGCGAGTGACGACCCCGGCCGGGCTAAAACAGGAAGTTCCGCTGGATCAACTCGCGGCCATCACCGCGCGGGTACAATATCTTAGCGACCTGGAGCCGGAATCGGCGACTTGGAAGGCTTACGTTTCGGGTCCCAACCTGCCGGCTTCGGTGGCTCGTTGGTTCAGGCCCAGGTTCAACGAGGCTCTGGACGGCGGAGATTTGAAGATCGGCGGCACGGTTTTCGCCAAGGGAGTCGCGTTATGCAGCCGCAGCGAGATCGTGTATCGGTTGCCGGCGGGTGAGTTCAAGCGGTTGACGGCGGTGGCGGGCATCGATTCGCGTGCCCGGCCCGACGGCGCGGTGCGACTGGCGATCTATGGCGACGACAAGCCGCTGTTGGAGACCGACGTGACCGGCACGCAGGAGCCGCTGGCCATCGACCTGGATGTGAGCGGAGTGAGACGAGTGAAAATCGTGGCCGATTTCGGCGCCAACGGGGAAGTCATGGACCTGTTCGACCTTTGTGACGCAAGGATTTTGCAGTGA
- a CDS encoding trypsin-like peptidase domain-containing protein, translating into MLGALGMLLWAALPARADVDGAVLEAEAQRVAVVAKAQQAAVAIFTNQGQGGGSGVVISPDGYALTNFHVVAGAGEGVRCGMADGGLYDAAVVGIDPVGDVALIQLFGRDDFPTAALGDSDHVSAGDWVFVIGNPFLLATNFKPTVSYGIVSGVHRYQYPAGTLLEYADCIQTDASINPGNSGGPLFDSEGRLIGINGRGSFEKRGRVNVGVGYAISINQIKNFMGCLRSGRIVDHATLGARLASQEDGRVLVADVLDTCDAFRRGLRYGDEVLEFGGRPIQTVNAFKNVLGTFPKGWRVPLSYRRRGERHDVLVRLAGVHGAQELIDKVTGKPAIEPPAPRPKRPEKPKDKKDDEDRPPPPIIVPEKPKAEVPAVVKQHYDARRGYANYYYNRLNRDRVWKTLTVRGDFASLTGEWVLRGQLMEAGDSEFRISENLVACSLPGGKASLPIDDNLVGAAVPPGSGGLLAALYLWRRLLVKGPEEFGSVEYYGTLPLSGPAGPLAGHAGLVDMLSGTFGGVECNFLIDATSGHLLVVELYLHPDDDPCELHFADYREVDGREVPARMLVRYGDHVYGLFAFSDVSWKEHVE; encoded by the coding sequence ATGCTGGGCGCCCTGGGGATGCTCCTTTGGGCCGCGCTGCCCGCCCGCGCGGATGTCGATGGCGCCGTGCTCGAAGCCGAAGCGCAGCGCGTGGCGGTGGTGGCCAAAGCTCAACAGGCCGCCGTCGCCATCTTCACCAATCAGGGTCAGGGCGGCGGATCGGGCGTGGTCATTTCGCCTGATGGCTACGCGCTGACCAACTTCCACGTGGTGGCCGGCGCCGGCGAAGGCGTCAGGTGCGGCATGGCCGACGGCGGTCTGTACGACGCGGCGGTCGTCGGCATCGACCCGGTCGGCGACGTGGCCCTGATTCAACTCTTCGGCCGAGACGACTTTCCCACCGCCGCGTTGGGCGACAGCGATCACGTGTCGGCCGGCGACTGGGTGTTCGTCATCGGAAACCCCTTCTTGTTGGCCACGAATTTCAAACCAACCGTCAGCTACGGCATCGTCTCAGGAGTGCATCGCTATCAGTATCCGGCGGGCACGCTGCTGGAATACGCCGACTGCATCCAGACCGATGCCTCCATCAATCCCGGCAATTCCGGGGGGCCGCTGTTCGACAGCGAGGGACGGCTGATCGGCATCAACGGCCGCGGCTCGTTCGAAAAACGCGGCCGCGTGAACGTGGGCGTCGGCTACGCCATCTCCATCAACCAGATCAAAAACTTCATGGGCTGCCTGCGCAGCGGGCGGATTGTCGATCACGCCACGCTCGGCGCCCGCTTGGCGAGCCAGGAAGACGGCCGCGTGCTCGTGGCCGACGTGCTCGATACCTGCGACGCCTTTCGCCGCGGACTGCGCTACGGAGACGAAGTGCTCGAATTCGGCGGCCGCCCGATTCAAACAGTCAACGCCTTCAAGAACGTGCTGGGCACCTTTCCCAAGGGCTGGCGCGTGCCGCTCTCGTATCGACGCCGTGGCGAGCGCCACGACGTGCTGGTGCGTTTGGCGGGCGTACACGGCGCCCAGGAGTTGATCGACAAGGTGACGGGTAAGCCCGCCATCGAACCACCCGCTCCCAGGCCGAAGCGTCCGGAAAAGCCCAAAGACAAAAAGGACGACGAAGATCGCCCGCCGCCGCCGATCATCGTGCCTGAAAAGCCGAAGGCCGAAGTGCCCGCCGTGGTCAAACAGCACTACGACGCGCGACGCGGCTACGCCAACTACTACTACAATCGCCTCAACCGCGACCGCGTGTGGAAAACGCTGACCGTCCGCGGCGACTTCGCGTCGCTGACCGGCGAGTGGGTGTTGCGCGGGCAACTGATGGAAGCGGGCGACAGCGAGTTCCGCATCTCCGAGAATCTGGTGGCGTGCAGCTTGCCCGGCGGCAAAGCCAGTTTACCGATCGACGATAATCTCGTCGGCGCGGCTGTTCCACCGGGCAGCGGCGGCCTGCTGGCCGCGCTCTATCTTTGGCGCCGCTTGCTGGTGAAGGGTCCGGAAGAGTTCGGCAGCGTCGAATACTACGGCACTCTGCCCCTGAGCGGTCCAGCCGGGCCGCTGGCCGGACACGCGGGCCTGGTCGATATGCTCAGCGGCACTTTCGGCGGCGTGGAGTGCAATTTCCTCATCGACGCCACCTCCGGCCACCTGCTCGTCGTGGAGCTTTACCTGCACCCCGACGACGATCCCTGCGAGCTGCACTTTGCCGACTATCGCGAGGTCGATGGCCGCGAGGTTCCCGCGCGGATGTTGGTCCGCTACGGCGACCACGTTTACGGGCTGTTCGCGTTCAGCGATGTAAGTTGGAAGGAGCACGTAGAATGA